A single Apodemus sylvaticus chromosome 20, mApoSyl1.1, whole genome shotgun sequence DNA region contains:
- the LOC127670740 gene encoding olfactory receptor 6C74-like, giving the protein MKNHTRVTFFIIAGLTDDPQWKVVLFIFLLFTYLLSITGNLTIITLTLVDTHLKTPMYFFLRNFSFLEISYTTTCIPKLLVTMATGDKTISYNSCATQVFFAFLLGASEFYLLAAMSYDRYVAICKPLHYMTIMNTKVCVQLVLSCWLAGFFVIFPPLLLGLNLDFCASNVVDHFYCDTTPLLQISCTDTELLEMMGFVSALVTLLLTLVMVIISYIYIAMTILKIPSTSQRKKAFSTCSSHMIVISLSYGSCIFMYVKPSVKQRVSISKGISVLNTSVAPLLNPFIYTLRNQQVKKAFINTVHRIASVSKK; this is encoded by the coding sequence ATGAAGAACCATACAAGGGTGACATTTTTCATCATAGCAGGTTTGACTGATGACCCACAGTGGAAAGTTGTGTTATTCATTTTCCTGCTTTTTACCTATCTGCTCAGCATCACTGGCAATCTGACCATCATCACACTCACACTGGTGGACACTCACCTGAAGACACCCATGTATTTTTTCCTTCGGAATTTTTCCTTCTTAGAGATTTCCTACACTACTACATGCATCCCCAAATTGCTTGTTACTATGGCAACTGGAGACAAAACCATTTCTTACAACAGTTGTGCCACTCAGGTGTTTTTTGCTTTCCTTCTTGGAGCATCAGAATTTTACCTGCTTGCAGCCATGTCCTATGACAGATACGTAGCCATCTGCAAGCCCCTCCACTATATGACCATCATGAACACTAAGGTCTGTGTGCAGCTGGTCCTCAGTTGCTGGCTTGCTGGCTTTTTTGTCATCTTTCCACCACTCCTGTTAGGCTTAAAtcttgatttttgtgcttccaaCGTTGTTGATCATTTCTACTGTGACACAACTCCACTTCTTCAGATTTCTTGCACAGATACAGAACTCCTGGAGATGATGGGATTTGTCTCAGCTTTGGTGACACTCTTACTCACATTGGTAATGGTGATCATATCTTATATCTACATTGCTATGACAATTCTAAAAATCCCTTCAACCAGCCAGAGGAAGAAAGCTTTCTCTACATGCTCTTCTCACATGATTGTGATATCCCTCTCCTACGGCAGCTGCATCTTCATGTATGTTAAACCATCAGTCAAGCAACGCGTATCTATTTCCAAGGGAATTTCTGTGCTCAACACCTCAGTGGCTCCACTTCTGAATCCTTTCATCTATACCTTGAGGAATCAGCAAGTGAAAAAGGCATTCATTAATACAGTTCACAGGATTGcatctgtctcaaagaaatga